DNA sequence from the Alkaliphilus metalliredigens QYMF genome:
AGTTATTTTAGCTACAGGTGGATTTGGTGCCAACAGTACAATGTTAGTGGAGTGGGATAGCGCATTAGAAGGTTTCGGAACCACTAACCAACCAGGAGCAACTGGTGATGGTATTACAATGGCTGCTGCTATTGGAGCAGGACTTGTAGATATGGAAGAAATCCAAACACATCCAACAGCGGTGCCTTCAAATGGAAGTATGATTACAGAAGCAGTAAGGGGTAATGGTGCTATCTTAATTAATAAAGATGGACAAAGATTTGTTAACGAATTAGCCACAAGAGACGTTGTTTCAGAAGCTATGTTAGCACAAGAAGGAGAAATAGGATTATTATTCTTCGGAGATGACATTAGAGAAAGTTTAAGTGCAATCGAAGGATATATTAAGCAAGGTATCGTAACTGAAGGCTCTTCAATTGAAGAATTAGCAGGGAAATTAGGAATAGATGCTGAAACATTACAAGGAACAGTAGACACTTACAACGGTTTAGTAGATTCTGGAGTTGATGCTGAATTTGGACGAGATGATATGCCAAGAGGTATCGAAGAAGGAAATGTATATGTTATTGAAGTAGGGCCAGCAGTTCACCATACAATGGGTGGCGTTAGAATCAATGGGTCTGCCCAAGTATTAAATGCAGATGGCGAAGTAATTCAAGGATTATTCGCAGCGGGAGAAGCTGTTGGTGGAATTCATGGTGGAAACAGATTAGGTGGAAATGCTTTAGCTGATATTATTGTATTTGGTAGAGTTGCAGGACAATCAGCTGCAGATTTATAAGTAGTAAATTTTTTTAAAAGTGAGGAGATTCTCCTCACTTTTTTTTTTGATATTATATAATGAAAAACAACCAGTAGTTTGTGAAACATAAATGAATGATTTTTAGTAAAAATCAGAACAAGAACAATGTTGTAATCCAAAAAGATCATGGTAAACATAAAACTAAGGATATATAATCAGTTATATATTGTGTCATTTATCAAAAGAAACAGGTGGTTTAATGTTAGAATCACGCAAAAAGCTAGGAGAAATTTTGGAGGAGATCATATGAAGATAGCAGCAGTGGGAGAAAATATTATTGATGACTACCATCAAAGGGAAGAAGCCTACATTGGAGGCGGTTGTATTAACTTTTTAATGACTTTAGCTGAGGAGAGTAAGCATCAATTGAGCTACATAGGACCCATTGCTTTGGACTACTATGGGGAATCTATTACCCAGGCTTTAACTGAAAAAGAGATTAACGTAGAATATGCTACCTATTTGGAGGGAAAGAGCCCTTTGGTAAAGATAGAGATGCATAAGGGGGAAAAGTCCTACGGTCAATCGAGAAGAGGTGTACTTGAAGCCTTTAGATTAACAGATCAGCAGATCACTTTGATCCAAGAACAAGATCATATTCATGCCACAATTATAGGTGGATTATTACCCTTGATAAATAAAATGAAGAGCCGAGGGACAGTGTCCTTTGATTACTCAAGGCTACAAAATGAAAGACTTATTTTAAACACTGCCTCCTTTATCGATTTTCCCTGTCTTTCTAGGGACGAATTTACTCAAAAAGAAAGAACTTTAATGGAAGAAATTCACAAAGAAGGATCTAAGGAAGTGATTTTGCTCCTAGGGGATAAGGGAAGTGTTGTTTACGATGGTGAAAAATTTACCAAAATTAAAAGTGAGAAATTAAGTGTTATTGATACATTAGGGGCGGGTGATGCGTACATCTCCCAGTATATATCTTGTCGATTGACTGGAGTTGGGATCAAATCAGCCATGGAAACTGCAACAGCTAAAGCTATTGGGGTTTGCCAGCATTTTGGTGGATTCCCTCAAAAACCTATGAATAGTACGTTTTAAGTATAATATATTTGGAAAATGGTAGATAAAAACCAGACTGGGTATCAATTAGAAAGGAATATAAAAAGCTTTCTAAAAGATAAAGTTGGGGGGTTAGGATATGGTATCAACCTTAGGATGGATAAATGTTGTATTAATCGTTCTAATGGCTTCAATCTATCCAGTTAAACTGTCTTACTTAAGGAAAATCAAAGTACAAGGAAGGCAGCATGCAGAAATCCATGGAAAGATCTACAATATAATAAGAAAAACTCATCCAATATTAGGAAGTCTCATTGTATTGATTGGACTATATCACGGGTGGATAGCCTTTGGGAGATTCCCACTACATACTGGAACCCTAGTATTGGGAACAATTATTTTAATGGGATTAGTTGCTTTACTAGGCCCTAAAATAAAGGGATTACGAAAAAGTTGGAGAAGTATTCATAGGGGATTGGGATTTCTTCTGTTTTTATTGGTTATAATTCATATTTATTGGAGAAACCTAATCTAAGATAAGATTTAGTTGGCAAAACAAATGAAAGTTGTGAAGAATGGAGGACGGGTGACATGAAACATCAAGTGAGGGCAATCGAAGAAATGCCACAGTATATAAAGCTGATTTACTGCAAATTACTAACCTATATGGTGGATCAAGACCGACAAGTTAATCAATTAAAAATGAAAGAACTATATCGTATTATGGCTAAAATACAATTAAATAGTAAGGGTAGAGAAGTATTGTTAGAATTCTTAACTGAATCAAAGAATGACATAAATACACTATATAATGAGATCCATACAACATTAGAGGGGCAAGAAT
Encoded proteins:
- a CDS encoding flavocytochrome c; protein product: MKQHKKLLGITVVIMLIISLLTGCAGDAPADTEEPQGVADIQTDVVIIGSGGAGLAAAIEAHDAGKEVIVLEKMPMVGGNTLRATGGLNAAGTSVQAELGIEDSVEVHYEDTMTGGYDMNNPELVQIFTENASDAVEWLLELGGDFNDVGRLGGSTNNRSHRPSGGAAVGPELVRTLRAAVEARDIEIMIETTAIEILSEDGKIGGVVAMNKDGQEFTVAASAVILATGGFGANSTMLVEWDSALEGFGTTNQPGATGDGITMAAAIGAGLVDMEEIQTHPTAVPSNGSMITEAVRGNGAILINKDGQRFVNELATRDVVSEAMLAQEGEIGLLFFGDDIRESLSAIEGYIKQGIVTEGSSIEELAGKLGIDAETLQGTVDTYNGLVDSGVDAEFGRDDMPRGIEEGNVYVIEVGPAVHHTMGGVRINGSAQVLNADGEVIQGLFAAGEAVGGIHGGNRLGGNALADIIVFGRVAGQSAADL
- a CDS encoding PfkB family carbohydrate kinase: MKIAAVGENIIDDYHQREEAYIGGGCINFLMTLAEESKHQLSYIGPIALDYYGESITQALTEKEINVEYATYLEGKSPLVKIEMHKGEKSYGQSRRGVLEAFRLTDQQITLIQEQDHIHATIIGGLLPLINKMKSRGTVSFDYSRLQNERLILNTASFIDFPCLSRDEFTQKERTLMEEIHKEGSKEVILLLGDKGSVVYDGEKFTKIKSEKLSVIDTLGAGDAYISQYISCRLTGVGIKSAMETATAKAIGVCQHFGGFPQKPMNSTF